The following proteins come from a genomic window of Paenibacillus swuensis:
- a CDS encoding M15 family metallopeptidase, which translates to MYIHKWKTISLTIALCASLLAGCGLNTVTIGKESGGTGNGIENESTVDEIGNAGEALNHAGSGNVTGDTTGNSGDTPVSNEGSGETGHSIEGNAGTDQGGSEPAGTPAKGDAVAEMPPPKPVAGNSGSAGNGMNSGTKPNKGNTAVAALSPLKETVKVNAQGLAVVTNATSRTVIVNKKRNLPSDYKPADLVIPKIPFSFSGESPKKQMRKEAARALEKLFAAADKAGIELKAVSGYRSYATQKSIFDRNAEQKGAAEANRTSAHPGQSEHQTGLAMDISSKSANYALETSFGKTKEGKWLAANAPKYGFIIRYLDGKEAITGYSYEPWHVRYIGTDLAGDIAASGLTLEEYANEAVPASGN; encoded by the coding sequence ATGTATATTCACAAATGGAAGACGATATCTTTAACTATAGCATTATGCGCATCATTACTTGCCGGCTGCGGCCTGAATACGGTGACGATCGGTAAGGAAAGCGGTGGCACGGGTAACGGGATAGAGAACGAATCCACCGTAGACGAAATTGGCAATGCCGGGGAAGCACTGAATCATGCAGGGTCCGGCAATGTTACAGGCGACACCACCGGGAATAGCGGGGATACGCCGGTAAGCAATGAGGGTTCAGGTGAAACCGGCCATTCTATTGAAGGGAATGCCGGTACGGATCAAGGCGGTTCCGAGCCTGCGGGAACCCCCGCTAAAGGCGATGCTGTCGCGGAAATGCCGCCGCCAAAACCGGTAGCCGGAAACAGCGGTTCCGCCGGCAATGGTATGAATAGCGGGACAAAGCCGAACAAAGGGAACACGGCCGTTGCCGCGCTAAGCCCGCTGAAAGAAACCGTTAAGGTGAATGCCCAAGGTCTGGCTGTCGTGACGAACGCCACCAGCCGGACGGTCATTGTGAACAAGAAGCGCAACCTGCCTTCGGACTACAAGCCGGCGGATCTGGTTATCCCGAAGATTCCTTTCTCCTTTAGCGGAGAGAGTCCTAAGAAGCAGATGCGCAAAGAAGCGGCAAGAGCACTAGAGAAATTATTCGCTGCCGCTGACAAAGCCGGCATAGAATTAAAAGCTGTTTCGGGGTATCGCTCCTATGCGACCCAGAAGTCGATCTTCGACCGGAACGCCGAGCAGAAGGGCGCCGCGGAAGCGAATCGCACAAGCGCTCACCCCGGTCAGAGTGAACATCAGACGGGGCTTGCGATGGATATATCCAGCAAGAGTGCGAACTACGCGCTGGAAACTTCGTTCGGCAAGACCAAAGAGGGCAAGTGGCTGGCAGCGAATGCGCCGAAATACGGCTTCATCATCCGGTATCTGGACGGAAAGGAAGCCATTACGGGTTACAGTTATGAGCCTTGGCATGTTCGCTATATCGGAACGGACTTGGCTGGGGACATTGCCGCATCCGGTCTGACCCTCGAGGAGTACGCGAACGAAGCGGTACCTGCGAGCGGTAATTAA
- a CDS encoding DUF2161 domain-containing phosphodiesterase, with the protein MAVREETELCAPVKSFFEARGFAVKSEVRGCDLVGVHPEAKEPVIVELKKTFNLALLFQGMERLRMSGNVYLAVERNRAKKGAHNQRWSDIVELCQRLGLGFITVTFYVTKKPLVEVLCEPSAAGAGVPAAKRSRVRASKLLYEFAERSGDYNVGGSTKRKLVTAYREKALQIAYHLEQHGRLSPVKLRELTGSPKAAGILQKDYYGWFRRAQRGVYELTPEGKAALTSHAEVISGFSGGAN; encoded by the coding sequence ATGGCTGTCCGGGAAGAAACAGAACTATGCGCTCCGGTGAAAAGCTTCTTTGAAGCGCGAGGGTTCGCGGTGAAGAGCGAGGTGCGCGGTTGCGATCTGGTCGGGGTGCATCCTGAAGCGAAAGAACCGGTAATTGTTGAATTGAAAAAGACGTTTAATCTGGCCTTGTTATTTCAAGGCATGGAACGGCTCCGCATGTCGGGGAATGTATATTTGGCGGTGGAACGGAACCGCGCCAAGAAAGGCGCCCACAATCAACGCTGGAGTGATATTGTGGAGCTGTGCCAGCGGCTGGGGCTGGGGTTTATCACCGTGACGTTCTACGTCACGAAGAAGCCGCTTGTCGAAGTGCTGTGCGAGCCTTCGGCGGCGGGGGCGGGTGTTCCCGCCGCCAAGCGCTCTCGCGTGCGCGCGAGCAAGCTGCTCTATGAATTCGCCGAGCGCAGCGGCGATTATAATGTAGGCGGCAGCACGAAGCGGAAGCTCGTGACCGCCTATCGGGAGAAGGCGCTGCAGATCGCCTATCATCTGGAGCAGCATGGCCGGCTAAGCCCGGTCAAGCTCAGGGAGCTGACCGGGTCGCCGAAGGCGGCCGGCATCCTGCAGAAGGACTACTACGGCTGGTTCCGGCGGGCGCAGCGGGGCGTGTATGAGCTCACGCCCGAAGGAAAAGCCGCTCTGACTTCCCATGCGGAAGTCATAAGCGGCTTTAGCGGCGGTGCGAATTGA
- a CDS encoding MATE family efflux transporter: MNSNWKRILLLALPSIASFATATVTGTINLIILGQMGALIIAIVGVCNIIMYNAFAIFSGLGHTINYLVAQNYGQNDMKKGIERTNMGLYLALLFGFLIMLAGWVGSDFILELTGGSQKFVETGSDYLRIRFYAMAIGIVVFTFQGFLRGIGRTTTTMILSVSANVVMVVLTYGLAFGHFGLPEMGLVGAAWAILFGELLNLLGCLFVYYILLHKPYNTRVRTRFHTGEAKLILQESGKLGVQEFSMSFSMYIFTVFVMRLGEKAVAANEIALNVMSFGFMPAFAFGATATILVGQEIGNRNPDGAKRAGTDTAILGLLFLLVLGIIEFIFAVPIAKLYAPTEVEVYKLAAYLISVSAFLQLFDGLFNFYAGGLRGIGDTTFLLRTSFLLSIFLFIPLAYVLIFIFDTGSLGAWIALYTYITVYGLAVTIRYYRTDWSSVRITEASHS; the protein is encoded by the coding sequence ATGAACTCGAATTGGAAACGCATCTTACTGCTCGCCTTGCCGTCTATTGCTTCTTTCGCCACGGCAACGGTGACGGGTACGATCAATTTAATTATCCTCGGACAGATGGGCGCGCTCATTATTGCCATCGTCGGGGTTTGCAACATTATTATGTACAACGCATTCGCTATTTTCTCCGGGCTTGGACATACCATCAATTATTTAGTGGCCCAGAATTACGGGCAGAATGATATGAAGAAGGGGATCGAACGGACGAACATGGGGCTGTATCTGGCGCTGCTGTTCGGCTTCCTGATTATGTTGGCGGGTTGGGTCGGCTCGGATTTCATTCTGGAATTAACCGGCGGCAGTCAGAAGTTCGTGGAAACAGGGAGCGACTATTTAAGAATTCGCTTTTATGCGATGGCGATCGGAATCGTGGTCTTCACATTTCAGGGCTTCCTTCGGGGCATTGGCCGGACGACCACAACGATGATCCTATCTGTCTCAGCGAATGTAGTCATGGTGGTACTTACCTACGGACTGGCGTTCGGACACTTCGGGCTCCCGGAGATGGGGCTCGTCGGAGCCGCATGGGCCATTCTATTCGGCGAATTGCTTAACTTGTTGGGATGTCTGTTCGTCTACTACATTCTGTTGCATAAACCGTATAACACCCGTGTACGGACCCGTTTCCATACAGGTGAAGCCAAATTAATCCTGCAGGAGAGCGGAAAACTGGGCGTGCAGGAATTTTCCATGAGTTTCTCGATGTACATTTTCACAGTATTCGTCATGAGGCTGGGTGAAAAGGCGGTGGCCGCGAATGAAATCGCGCTGAACGTCATGTCCTTCGGATTTATGCCTGCCTTCGCGTTTGGCGCGACCGCAACGATTCTGGTCGGTCAGGAAATCGGCAACCGGAACCCTGACGGGGCTAAACGGGCAGGGACGGACACAGCCATTCTGGGGCTGTTGTTCTTGCTTGTATTGGGAATTATTGAATTCATCTTTGCCGTACCCATCGCGAAACTGTATGCGCCGACAGAAGTTGAAGTGTATAAACTGGCGGCTTACCTCATCTCCGTGTCCGCTTTCTTGCAATTGTTCGACGGATTGTTCAATTTCTACGCAGGCGGCTTGAGAGGCATAGGGGATACGACATTCTTGTTAAGAACCTCGTTCCTGTTAAGCATTTTCCTGTTTATCCCGCTTGCTTACGTGTTAATTTTCATCTTTGACACGGGCAGTTTGGGCGCATGGATCGCTTTGTATACTTATATTACCGTGTACGGGTTGGCGGTTACGATCCGATACTACCGGACAGACTGGTCAAGCGTTCGGATTACCGAAGCTTCTCATTCTTAG
- a CDS encoding Gfo/Idh/MocA family protein → MTMKAIVHVALIGCGGMAAMIRKRYLETKNAKLVLLVDSNEEVCRKASAELRGIPWSTRFVDALVEGIDALDISTPNYLHAEQAVAALQAGKHVLVQKPLATTVQEAEAIAHAARESGTVAGMYMSFYDNGLYHEAKDIISRGLIGEVTSVRCRGAGVSGKYIPADNWRSSLVKTGGGSFIQLALHSVNMAEWLIDDEIEEVFAYSHNRFSPNIGGDDVTSATCRFRGGALGTLESSYCSYQYVVTVYGTEGYVTITNNRETELMLNARYEGSFIQVKEPNIPTRRTYEEFRMAEVCIENNPYNQHQAFITAIAENKSATVTVETGLRNLRIVDAVHRSAREHRPVEVGS, encoded by the coding sequence ATGACGATGAAGGCAATAGTTCATGTGGCACTGATCGGATGCGGAGGGATGGCTGCGATGATCCGAAAGCGTTATTTGGAAACCAAGAATGCGAAGCTTGTACTGTTAGTGGACTCCAATGAAGAGGTTTGCCGGAAAGCATCGGCTGAACTCAGGGGGATCCCTTGGTCAACTAGATTTGTGGATGCGCTTGTTGAAGGTATTGATGCCCTGGACATTTCTACGCCGAATTACCTGCATGCGGAACAAGCTGTAGCGGCTTTGCAAGCAGGCAAGCACGTGTTGGTCCAGAAGCCGCTGGCTACAACGGTGCAGGAAGCGGAAGCGATTGCGCACGCTGCCAGGGAGAGCGGTACCGTCGCCGGCATGTACATGAGCTTCTATGATAACGGATTGTATCACGAGGCGAAGGATATCATTTCTAGAGGATTGATTGGAGAGGTGACTTCCGTGCGTTGCAGAGGGGCAGGGGTCAGCGGAAAGTACATTCCCGCAGACAACTGGCGGAGCTCGCTTGTGAAGACCGGCGGCGGATCGTTCATTCAACTGGCGCTGCATAGCGTGAATATGGCGGAATGGTTAATTGATGATGAGATCGAAGAAGTATTCGCATACAGCCATAACCGGTTTTCGCCCAATATCGGCGGAGATGATGTGACTTCCGCGACTTGCCGGTTCCGGGGAGGAGCGCTGGGAACGCTGGAATCCTCTTATTGCAGCTATCAGTATGTAGTTACGGTTTATGGGACGGAAGGATACGTGACTATTACTAATAACCGGGAAACGGAGCTCATGCTGAATGCTAGGTATGAGGGATCGTTTATTCAGGTGAAGGAGCCCAACATTCCCACTCGCCGCACATACGAGGAGTTTCGGATGGCTGAAGTATGTATAGAAAACAATCCTTACAATCAGCATCAAGCCTTCATTACAGCGATTGCCGAGAACAAGAGCGCCACGGTTACCGTGGAGACAGGCCTAAGGAATCTGCGAATTGTAGACGCTGTTCACCGTTCAGCCCGTGAACATCGACCGGTGGAGGTGGGATCATGA
- a CDS encoding PrkA family serine protein kinase gives MDIWRRIAEHRVETERLAWTGTFSEYINLVREKPYLAMTAHERVYDMIKSQGVRTDNGVKKYNFFESEIFGLDQSIEKLVEEYFHSAARRLEVRKRILLLMGPVSGGKSTIVTMLKRGLERFSRTEYGAVYAIKGCPMHEDPLHLIPQELRPELEKELGVKIEGSLSPYSQMLLKTEYGGRIEDVMVERVFISEENRVGIGTFSPSDPKSQDIADLTGSIDFSTITEFGSESDPRAYRFDGELNKANRGLMEFQEMLKCDEKFLWNLLSLTQEGNFKAGRFALISADELIVAHTNETEYKSFIANKKNEALQSRMIVMRIPYNLKVSEEEKIYTKLIGHSDMKHIHIAPHTLKASAIFSILTRLKESKKQGMDLVKKMRMYDGEIIEGYKDADVKEMQNEFTEEGMSGIDPRYVINRISTALIRQDVECINALDVLRALKDGLDQHSSITKDEKERYLTYISIARKEYDDLAKKEVQKAFVYSFEESAKTLFENYLDNIEAFCNWQKIRDPLTGEELDPDERLMRSIEEQIGISENAKKAFREEILIRISSYSRKAKKFDYNSHERLREAIEKKLFADLKDIVKITTSSKTPDESQLKRVNEVTKRLIDEHGYCPHCANELLRYVGSLLNR, from the coding sequence GTGGACATTTGGAGAAGAATCGCAGAACACAGAGTTGAGACCGAACGATTGGCATGGACGGGTACTTTCTCGGAATACATTAATTTAGTGAGGGAAAAGCCGTATTTGGCCATGACAGCGCACGAACGAGTCTACGATATGATTAAGTCCCAGGGCGTGCGGACCGATAACGGCGTGAAAAAATATAATTTTTTCGAGTCTGAAATTTTCGGTCTGGACCAGTCCATCGAGAAGCTGGTTGAGGAATATTTTCATTCGGCGGCTCGGCGGCTCGAGGTTCGTAAACGGATTCTGCTATTGATGGGTCCGGTCAGCGGAGGTAAATCAACGATTGTTACGATGCTCAAAAGAGGGCTGGAACGCTTCTCCCGAACCGAATACGGGGCGGTGTACGCCATTAAGGGCTGCCCGATGCATGAGGATCCGCTTCATCTGATTCCGCAAGAGTTAAGGCCTGAGCTGGAAAAAGAGCTCGGTGTGAAAATCGAAGGAAGTCTGTCCCCGTACAGTCAAATGTTGCTCAAAACGGAATACGGCGGCCGAATCGAAGATGTGATGGTGGAACGGGTGTTCATCTCGGAGGAAAACCGGGTAGGCATCGGTACCTTCTCCCCTTCGGATCCGAAGTCGCAGGATATTGCGGATTTAACCGGCAGCATCGATTTCTCCACGATTACCGAATTCGGCTCGGAATCGGATCCGCGGGCCTATCGGTTCGACGGGGAGCTGAACAAAGCGAATCGCGGGTTAATGGAGTTTCAGGAGATGCTCAAATGTGATGAGAAGTTTCTGTGGAACCTGCTCTCCCTGACGCAGGAGGGGAATTTCAAAGCCGGGCGGTTTGCCTTAATTTCGGCCGATGAGCTCATTGTGGCCCATACGAATGAGACGGAATACAAGTCATTTATTGCCAACAAGAAGAATGAAGCGCTTCAGTCCCGGATGATTGTCATGCGCATTCCGTACAATTTGAAGGTTTCTGAAGAAGAGAAAATATATACGAAGCTCATCGGTCACAGCGATATGAAGCATATTCATATTGCGCCGCATACCTTGAAGGCCTCGGCGATCTTTTCCATCCTGACGCGCCTGAAGGAAAGCAAGAAACAGGGCATGGATCTTGTGAAGAAGATGCGTATGTACGACGGGGAAATCATCGAAGGCTATAAAGATGCCGATGTGAAGGAAATGCAGAATGAGTTTACGGAAGAGGGCATGTCCGGTATCGATCCCCGCTATGTTATTAACCGGATTTCGACGGCGCTCATCCGCCAGGACGTGGAGTGCATTAACGCATTGGATGTGCTCCGCGCCTTGAAAGACGGATTGGATCAGCATTCGTCGATTACCAAGGATGAGAAGGAACGGTATTTGACGTATATCTCCATCGCGCGTAAAGAATACGATGATCTCGCTAAGAAAGAAGTGCAGAAAGCGTTTGTTTACTCCTTCGAGGAGTCCGCCAAAACATTGTTCGAGAATTACCTCGACAATATCGAAGCCTTCTGCAACTGGCAAAAAATACGCGATCCTCTTACAGGCGAGGAACTGGATCCCGATGAGCGGCTGATGCGTTCCATCGAGGAGCAAATCGGCATTTCCGAGAACGCGAAGAAAGCGTTCCGCGAGGAAATATTAATTCGCATTTCCTCCTATTCACGGAAGGCGAAGAAGTTTGATTACAACTCGCATGAGCGTCTGCGTGAAGCGATTGAGAAAAAATTGTTCGCGGATTTGAAGGACATCGTGAAGATTACAACGTCCTCGAAGACGCCGGATGAGAGTCAGCTCAAGCGCGTGAATGAAGTAACGAAGAGGTTAATTGATGAGCACGGATACTGCCCGCATTGCGCGAATGAATTGCTGCGGTATGTAGGAAGTTTATTGAATCGATAA
- the fsa gene encoding fructose-6-phosphate aldolase produces MRLFIDTANVEEIRKAHELGVISGITTNPSLIAKEGRDFFEVVKEIISIVGDLPISAEVVSLEAKEMVEQGKKLSKLGSSVVIKLPMTAEGLKATSEFKKLGIPTNVTLIFSAPQALLAARAGATYVSPFIGRLDDINQVGINLIKEIRQIFVAGNIDSQIISASVRHTTHVIEAASAGADIATIPYKLIESMIHHPLTDAGIERFLKDWEGAKQATF; encoded by the coding sequence ATGAGATTGTTTATTGATACCGCGAATGTTGAAGAAATCCGTAAGGCTCACGAGCTAGGCGTTATTTCAGGAATAACAACCAACCCTTCATTGATTGCCAAGGAAGGCAGAGACTTCTTCGAAGTAGTGAAAGAAATAATCTCAATCGTAGGTGACTTGCCTATAAGTGCCGAAGTGGTTTCGCTCGAAGCCAAAGAAATGGTGGAGCAAGGAAAGAAGCTTTCTAAACTCGGTTCCAGCGTAGTCATCAAACTACCCATGACAGCGGAAGGACTTAAAGCGACTTCGGAGTTCAAGAAGCTCGGTATTCCTACGAACGTTACATTAATTTTCAGTGCCCCGCAAGCCTTGTTAGCCGCAAGAGCAGGCGCAACCTATGTGTCCCCGTTCATCGGAAGACTGGATGATATTAACCAAGTCGGAATCAATCTGATCAAGGAGATTCGCCAAATTTTCGTAGCCGGAAACATCGACAGCCAAATTATTTCAGCCAGTGTCCGACATACCACGCACGTGATTGAAGCGGCTTCCGCAGGGGCTGACATTGCCACCATTCCTTATAAACTCATTGAGTCCATGATTCATCATCCTCTCACGGATGCGGGCATTGAGCGATTCTTGAAAGACTGGGAAGGCGCGAAACAAGCAACATTCTAA
- a CDS encoding DUF817 domain-containing protein: MKQIHFLWHFGKQQALSCIFPVLIFTALLIAKVTQIPMLPDYDFILIVCIVGQWLMLRLRLESRDELIVICVFHIIGLVLELFKVRMGSWSYPQDAYSKWFGVPLYSGFMYASVASYLCQAWRRLQVGIVNWPSAWMTVPLGAAIYLNFMTHHYWLDLRWWLTAALFPVFWRTSVTYVVQHRTYRMPLILSFVLIGFFIWVAENISTYLGAWQYPDQAAKWTLVHLGKISSWFLLVIVSFIIVAQLKHVKTTPHKAVSQETGPL; encoded by the coding sequence TTGAAACAGATTCATTTTTTATGGCATTTTGGCAAACAACAAGCCCTTTCCTGTATATTTCCGGTCCTAATCTTTACAGCCCTGCTGATCGCTAAAGTAACCCAGATTCCGATGCTTCCTGACTATGATTTTATTCTCATTGTATGTATTGTGGGCCAGTGGTTGATGTTAAGGTTACGCCTGGAAAGCAGGGATGAGCTGATCGTCATTTGCGTGTTTCATATCATTGGCCTGGTCCTGGAATTGTTTAAAGTGCGTATGGGTTCCTGGAGTTATCCTCAGGATGCTTACAGCAAGTGGTTCGGCGTTCCGCTTTATAGCGGATTTATGTATGCCAGTGTAGCCAGTTACTTATGTCAGGCTTGGCGCAGATTACAGGTTGGGATCGTGAACTGGCCGTCGGCTTGGATGACGGTTCCGCTAGGTGCGGCGATTTATCTAAATTTTATGACACATCATTACTGGCTGGATTTACGCTGGTGGCTCACCGCCGCGCTCTTTCCGGTATTCTGGCGGACTTCGGTTACTTATGTCGTCCAACACAGAACTTATCGCATGCCGTTGATTCTATCATTCGTACTTATCGGTTTCTTTATCTGGGTCGCTGAAAATATAAGCACATATCTGGGAGCATGGCAATATCCGGATCAAGCGGCAAAGTGGACACTGGTGCATCTGGGCAAAATCAGTTCATGGTTTCTTCTGGTCATCGTCTCGTTCATCATTGTCGCTCAATTGAAGCATGTCAAAACCACACCGCATAAGGCCGTTTCTCAAGAAACCGGCCCCCTGTAA
- a CDS encoding sugar phosphate isomerase/epimerase family protein, producing MSLKLSLCSVGCKTEGLEEIIPKTAAVGFQGVEIWSGHADQYRKRYGELNSLAVMLNQYHVTPTVIAGYSEFVRLEGGQALAALRDHLSPLIEDAVDIGAPYIRLFTDWIPSASYDERQKRRLFEGLRMAGQMAEDAGKTLILETHNDQWTDSTETTLEIIHAAQSPCVRVNLDIYNLYHMGEDPLEALEKLWPHTVNVHLKNGVHAPDGTVSYGVPIGDGEMDFIPVIEVLKSCNYQGYLAVEWFGDSFWESVQAEYDWIAGQVGPVSLVNADKL from the coding sequence ATGAGCTTAAAGTTGTCTCTGTGCAGCGTAGGTTGCAAGACCGAAGGATTGGAGGAAATCATTCCGAAGACAGCCGCCGTCGGATTCCAGGGAGTGGAAATTTGGAGCGGTCATGCGGATCAGTATCGTAAGCGATATGGAGAATTGAATTCATTGGCCGTCATGTTAAATCAGTATCACGTCACGCCTACGGTCATTGCCGGTTATTCCGAGTTTGTGCGATTGGAAGGAGGACAGGCGCTTGCGGCGCTTCGAGACCACCTGAGTCCGTTGATAGAAGATGCTGTGGATATCGGTGCTCCGTATATCAGACTGTTTACGGACTGGATTCCTTCCGCTTCCTATGATGAACGCCAGAAGAGGCGTTTATTCGAGGGGTTGCGCATGGCCGGGCAGATGGCGGAGGATGCGGGGAAGACCCTCATTCTTGAGACGCATAACGATCAATGGACGGATTCCACGGAAACCACACTAGAAATCATCCATGCGGCACAGTCACCTTGTGTTCGGGTCAACTTGGATATTTATAATCTCTATCATATGGGTGAGGACCCTTTGGAAGCTTTGGAGAAGCTTTGGCCTCACACAGTTAATGTGCATCTCAAAAACGGCGTGCATGCGCCTGACGGCACCGTGTCCTACGGGGTTCCGATAGGCGACGGCGAGATGGATTTTATACCGGTTATAGAGGTGCTGAAGTCCTGCAACTATCAAGGGTATCTGGCAGTAGAATGGTTCGGGGATTCCTTCTGGGAATCCGTTCAAGCGGAATATGATTGGATTGCCGGTCAAGTTGGTCCTGTTTCATTGGTAAATGCGGACAAACTTTAG
- a CDS encoding GntR family transcriptional regulator, whose protein sequence is MTLKEQAYNRLRQFILSGKIRPGEHLTELSLVEMLEMSRTPIRSAMERLASEGLVTYSPNRGLSVAEMTFDRVIDFFDYRMAIEGYAVRKLADRVWSEEEKEWFRINLSMQKRCVDAHDSAMFTQADSDFHRKLIYNYDNQEMIQTMDKLQDQLYLTALKVLRKDQSRIHQSYEDHKRIFELLVDGNAEEAGRLMLAHLEYGKRILVM, encoded by the coding sequence ATGACATTAAAGGAACAGGCCTACAACCGACTACGCCAATTTATATTAAGCGGCAAAATACGTCCGGGTGAGCACCTCACCGAATTATCGCTGGTTGAGATGTTGGAAATGAGCCGAACTCCCATCCGTTCCGCGATGGAACGACTGGCTTCGGAAGGCCTGGTCACCTATTCTCCCAACAGGGGCTTATCTGTGGCGGAGATGACGTTTGACCGGGTCATTGATTTCTTTGATTACCGTATGGCCATTGAAGGGTACGCCGTGCGGAAGCTGGCAGACAGAGTGTGGTCGGAAGAGGAAAAGGAATGGTTCAGAATCAACCTGAGTATGCAGAAGAGATGTGTTGATGCTCACGATTCCGCCATGTTTACCCAAGCGGATTCGGATTTCCACCGGAAATTAATATATAATTATGACAATCAGGAAATGATCCAAACGATGGATAAACTTCAGGATCAGCTGTATCTAACCGCGTTGAAGGTACTGCGCAAGGATCAATCCCGTATTCACCAATCTTATGAAGATCATAAGCGAATCTTCGAACTGCTGGTCGACGGCAATGCGGAGGAAGCCGGACGTTTGATGCTGGCCCATCTGGAGTATGGCAAACGAATTCTAGTGATGTAA
- a CDS encoding helix-turn-helix domain-containing protein: protein MIFYPGSTKLTYGSRLTSQSPISDRFHAHQGIEFYYIHEGRGKMMINRRLIEFGPGTLFIFQPYQMHKLLLQSQEFVRSYMLMEPTSFISAAAPFPQLSKFLTYLWKTDLDHPYVIGLHEHHSLVIQLTELPVLLDHTKENTQGEEQQLAILSFLHKLRHYWQTTTDAARQVHVPRPLTHTEQILDWLEYHYTEPFELQRLADALHLSPKHLSTLFRQSTGETLTSYITTRRLKDACLQLQSTTKSVAIIGDEAGFPHTSYFIRTFKQEYGVTPLQFRRSFQ from the coding sequence ATGATTTTTTATCCGGGTTCAACAAAGCTTACTTACGGATCCCGTCTGACCTCGCAATCCCCTATTTCCGATCGATTCCATGCCCACCAAGGCATAGAGTTTTATTACATTCACGAAGGCCGGGGTAAGATGATGATCAATCGACGATTAATCGAATTCGGACCGGGCACCTTATTTATTTTTCAACCCTACCAGATGCACAAGCTGCTCCTTCAATCCCAAGAGTTCGTTCGTTCCTACATGCTGATGGAGCCTACTTCATTCATCTCTGCGGCTGCTCCCTTTCCTCAATTGTCTAAATTCTTAACGTATTTATGGAAGACTGACCTTGACCATCCTTATGTTATCGGATTACATGAGCATCATTCACTGGTAATACAACTGACTGAATTGCCTGTACTCCTGGATCACACGAAAGAAAATACGCAAGGAGAAGAACAACAATTAGCTATCCTATCTTTTTTGCATAAGCTCAGGCATTATTGGCAAACGACAACCGATGCCGCCCGGCAAGTACATGTTCCCAGACCGCTTACCCACACCGAACAGATTCTGGATTGGCTTGAATATCATTATACAGAGCCGTTTGAACTCCAGCGTCTTGCCGACGCGCTTCATCTGTCGCCAAAGCATTTGTCCACGTTGTTCAGGCAATCGACCGGGGAAACGTTAACGTCCTACATCACAACTCGAAGGCTGAAGGATGCTTGTCTTCAGTTGCAATCCACCACGAAGTCCGTTGCGATCATCGGGGATGAAGCCGGCTTTCCGCATACTTCCTATTTCATCCGAACCTTTAAGCAGGAATATGGCGTAACTCCTTTGCAATTCCGAAGAAGCTTTCAATAA